A genomic window from Mesorhizobium sp. 131-2-1 includes:
- a CDS encoding sugar ABC transporter ATP-binding protein: MAVSVAGIEKSFGPTHALAGADLTIAPGEVVALMGANGAGKSTLVKILSGSYTPDAGTIGLGGKAVTFASPSAAKAAGIATVHQATDQAGAAGLAVAENLVLDELCSPGGRFLVSNRSIRRRAQEIAALIDLDLPLDRDFIDLRPAERQLIAIARAVAASASVLILDEPTSSLSATEAERLFAVIRRLRASGMAVLYISHRLGDLAAIADRAVVMRGGRMVGAFARPIDFPAAVAAMIGRPLEAATHRGKASTAPVALSVKGARLVAGAAPFDLDLRSGEVVAITGTLGSGKSRLLRALFGLETLAEGKFELDGKPWLSNGPGQSIENGVFMVAEDRWQSSLLPPEVPGASIAGTIALPHLSRWFPGGLLRTQRERKVAAEAIARLGIKARGGDDTLDELSGGNQQKVVLARWQAAPCRLLLLDEPFQGVDVGARADLIAAIRSNQRGSATLIATSDTEEALEVADRILVMRNHSLHAAEDGHGPLTDQIDKVEGEETAGDPR; encoded by the coding sequence ATTGCCGTCTCCGTTGCCGGCATCGAAAAGTCCTTCGGGCCGACGCATGCCCTCGCCGGCGCGGATCTTACCATCGCGCCGGGCGAGGTCGTGGCGCTGATGGGCGCCAACGGCGCCGGCAAGTCGACCCTGGTGAAGATCCTTTCTGGTTCCTACACGCCCGATGCCGGCACGATCGGCCTTGGCGGCAAGGCGGTTACCTTCGCCTCGCCCAGCGCCGCCAAGGCCGCCGGCATCGCGACGGTGCACCAGGCAACCGACCAAGCGGGGGCGGCCGGCTTGGCGGTCGCCGAGAACCTTGTGCTCGACGAGCTTTGCAGCCCTGGCGGGCGTTTTCTCGTCTCGAACAGGTCGATCCGCAGGCGCGCGCAGGAGATCGCGGCGCTGATCGATCTCGACCTGCCGCTCGATCGCGACTTCATCGACCTGCGCCCGGCGGAACGGCAGTTGATCGCCATCGCCCGCGCCGTCGCGGCGAGCGCCTCCGTGCTGATCCTCGACGAGCCGACATCGAGCCTTTCGGCCACGGAGGCTGAGCGGCTGTTCGCCGTCATCCGGCGGCTGCGCGCAAGCGGCATGGCGGTGCTCTACATTTCGCACCGACTCGGCGATCTCGCCGCGATCGCCGACCGCGCCGTTGTCATGCGCGGCGGCCGCATGGTCGGCGCCTTTGCCAGGCCGATCGACTTCCCGGCGGCGGTGGCCGCCATGATCGGCCGGCCGCTGGAAGCCGCCACCCATCGCGGCAAGGCGTCGACCGCGCCGGTGGCCCTGTCGGTCAAGGGCGCCAGGCTGGTCGCTGGCGCCGCGCCCTTCGACCTCGATCTTCGGTCGGGCGAAGTCGTTGCTATCACCGGCACGCTTGGTTCCGGCAAGAGCCGGCTGCTGCGCGCGCTGTTCGGCCTCGAAACCCTTGCCGAAGGCAAGTTCGAGCTCGATGGAAAACCCTGGCTTTCGAACGGGCCAGGACAGTCGATCGAGAACGGCGTCTTCATGGTCGCCGAGGATCGCTGGCAATCCTCGCTGCTGCCGCCGGAAGTCCCCGGCGCCTCCATCGCCGGCACGATCGCCCTGCCGCATCTCAGCCGCTGGTTCCCCGGCGGCCTGCTCCGGACCCAGCGCGAGCGCAAAGTTGCCGCCGAGGCGATCGCGCGGCTCGGCATCAAGGCGCGCGGTGGGGACGACACGCTCGACGAACTTTCCGGCGGCAACCAGCAGAAGGTCGTGCTCGCCCGCTGGCAGGCGGCGCCTTGCCGGCTGCTCCTGCTCGACGAGCCGTTCCAGGGCGTCGATGTCGGCGCTCGCGCCGACCTGATCGCCGCCATCCGCAGCAACCAGCGCGGTTCGGCGACCCTGATCGCGACCAGCGACACCGAGGAAGCGCTGGAGGTTGCCGACCGCATCCTCGTCATGCGCAACCATTCCCTTCATGCGGCCGAAGACGGCCATGGCCCGCTCACCGACCAGATCGACAAGGTCGAGGGCGAGGAGACCGCCGGGGACCCGAGATGA
- a CDS encoding WD40/YVTN/BNR-like repeat-containing protein: MPEKVLVLIGTKKGAFITESDGRRGSWKLRGPFCEHWPMNHVVGDPATGAIYGAGGNEWFGPAVWKSDDLGETWTHSSEGLAYEAGEEPIKAVWSLARRNGSLYAGVQPAGLFRSDDDGATWSHIEGLQRHPSRKDWNPGGAGLILHSIVTHPRDEGQIWVGISSAGVFYTWDGGKTWEPRNRGTRADFLPDGQNYPEFGQCVHCLVMAPGKPDRLYQQNHCGMYRSDDGGKNWQSIEKGLPSTFGFPAATHPRDADTLFLLPLNGDSAGRYVPDAKAAVWKTQDAGATWLDERKGLPQENCYAGVLRQAMATDSLEPAGVYFGTSGGSLFASANEGENWSEIAQHLPTILSVEAMVVSE, translated from the coding sequence ATGCCGGAAAAAGTCCTGGTCCTCATCGGCACGAAAAAAGGCGCCTTCATCACCGAGAGCGATGGCCGGCGCGGGTCGTGGAAGCTGCGCGGTCCGTTCTGCGAGCACTGGCCGATGAACCATGTCGTCGGCGACCCCGCGACCGGCGCGATCTACGGCGCCGGCGGCAACGAGTGGTTCGGTCCGGCGGTCTGGAAGTCGGACGACCTTGGCGAGACCTGGACGCATTCCAGCGAGGGCTTGGCCTACGAGGCTGGCGAGGAGCCGATCAAGGCGGTGTGGAGCCTCGCCAGGCGCAACGGCAGCCTCTATGCCGGCGTGCAGCCGGCCGGGCTGTTTCGCTCCGACGACGACGGCGCCACCTGGAGCCACATCGAGGGCCTGCAGCGTCACCCAAGCCGCAAGGACTGGAACCCGGGCGGCGCCGGCCTCATCCTCCATTCCATCGTCACGCACCCCAGGGACGAGGGGCAGATCTGGGTGGGCATCTCGTCCGCAGGCGTGTTCTACACCTGGGACGGCGGCAAGACGTGGGAGCCGCGCAACCGCGGCACCCGCGCCGACTTCCTGCCTGACGGACAGAACTATCCGGAGTTCGGCCAGTGCGTGCACTGCCTGGTGATGGCGCCCGGCAAGCCCGATCGGCTCTACCAGCAGAACCATTGCGGCATGTACCGCTCCGACGACGGCGGCAAGAACTGGCAGAGCATCGAGAAGGGCCTTCCCTCGACCTTCGGATTTCCTGCGGCCACGCATCCGCGCGACGCCGACACGCTCTTCCTTCTGCCGCTCAACGGCGACAGTGCCGGCCGCTACGTGCCGGACGCGAAGGCAGCGGTCTGGAAGACGCAGGATGCCGGCGCCACCTGGTTGGACGAGCGCAAGGGCCTGCCGCAGGAGAACTGCTACGCGGGCGTGTTGCGGCAGGCTATGGCGACCGACAGCCTCGAGCCGGCCGGCGTCTATTTCGGCACCAGCGGCGGCTCGCTTTTCGCCAGTGCCAACGAAGGCGAAAACTGGTCGGAGATCGCTCAGCATCTGCCCACGATCCTGTCCGTCGAGGCGATGGTGGTGAGCGAGTAA
- a CDS encoding PAS domain-containing protein: MNQNGSITLFQYWNQLRDGRPAPKRSEVEPADIKSLLADTFILERDTRGEAVFRLAGTRLCATYGRELKGFSFPSLWREKDQRLVSRLAHGVFEQKSVVLITYEGFSRNGRSNKFELLALPLDGGIENPRCLGVISAAERPFWLGADPIIDALIDSIRVVDPDKEPMFLKNRPAINVPSLVPSEFDPPETFSALGRSRRIRHLVVFEGGRGE, from the coding sequence ATGAACCAGAACGGATCGATCACGCTGTTCCAATATTGGAACCAGCTGCGTGATGGGCGCCCTGCCCCGAAGCGTTCGGAAGTGGAGCCCGCCGACATAAAGTCGCTTTTGGCCGACACATTCATCCTGGAAAGGGATACGCGCGGCGAAGCTGTGTTCCGGTTGGCCGGCACCAGGCTTTGCGCCACCTATGGCCGCGAACTCAAGGGGTTCTCCTTCCCCTCGCTGTGGCGCGAGAAGGACCAGCGGCTCGTCTCGCGGCTGGCCCACGGCGTTTTCGAGCAGAAATCCGTGGTGCTGATCACCTATGAGGGCTTCAGCCGCAACGGCCGTTCCAACAAGTTCGAACTGCTCGCCCTGCCGCTCGACGGCGGCATCGAGAATCCGCGCTGCCTCGGCGTCATCAGCGCCGCCGAAAGACCGTTCTGGCTGGGCGCCGACCCGATCATCGACGCGCTGATCGATTCGATCCGCGTCGTCGATCCGGACAAGGAGCCGATGTTCCTGAAGAACCGGCCTGCGATCAATGTTCCCTCGCTTGTGCCGTCAGAATTCGATCCGCCAGAAACGTTTTCGGCGCTCGGCCGCTCGCGCCGCATCCGCCATCTGGTCGTGTTCGAGGGAGGGCGCGGCGAATAG
- a CDS encoding ABC transporter permease, translating to MTNLTTTHAAPRPSLLREIRRYALFALLALMVVGFWHVQPAFIRSANLFSILQAVSVVAILGVGVSITMAADGFDLSVGSIAASAVMAASYAMVVWQMDAAETMALVLLMGALIGLANGLLIVRVGVPDLLATLATMFLLAGLQLIPTGGRSITAGMVLPDGSTVPGAYDPAFLILGRSRLFDLVPLSVVVMALVAFLAWFLMERTRWGRVFYAIGGNETAAHLSGAPTKAYRLSAYVISGTLASLGGLIVASRVGRGDVSAGNSLLLDAVAASLIGYAVLDKRRPHVIGTVVGAIFVGVLLNGLTMLNAPYYTQDFVKGVVLVGALAATFGLGKKR from the coding sequence ATGACCAACCTGACGACAACGCATGCCGCTCCACGCCCCTCGCTTCTGCGCGAGATACGCCGGTACGCGCTCTTCGCGCTGCTCGCCCTGATGGTGGTCGGCTTCTGGCATGTGCAGCCCGCCTTCATCCGCTCGGCCAACCTGTTCTCGATCCTGCAGGCGGTTTCGGTGGTCGCGATCCTCGGCGTCGGCGTGTCGATCACCATGGCGGCGGACGGCTTCGATCTCTCGGTCGGCAGCATCGCCGCCTCCGCGGTGATGGCGGCGAGCTACGCCATGGTCGTATGGCAGATGGATGCCGCCGAAACGATGGCGCTGGTGCTGCTGATGGGCGCTTTGATCGGCCTCGCCAACGGGCTGCTGATCGTCCGCGTCGGCGTGCCGGACCTTCTCGCCACGCTCGCGACCATGTTCCTGCTCGCCGGCCTGCAGCTGATCCCGACCGGCGGCCGCTCGATCACCGCCGGCATGGTGCTTCCCGATGGCTCGACGGTTCCCGGCGCCTACGATCCGGCTTTCCTGATCCTCGGGCGCTCGCGGCTCTTCGACCTGGTTCCGCTGTCCGTCGTGGTGATGGCGCTCGTCGCGTTCCTCGCCTGGTTCCTGATGGAACGCACGCGCTGGGGTCGCGTCTTCTACGCCATCGGCGGCAACGAGACGGCCGCGCATCTCTCCGGCGCGCCGACCAAGGCCTATCGTCTCTCCGCCTATGTCATTTCGGGCACGCTGGCGTCGCTCGGCGGGCTGATCGTCGCCTCGCGCGTCGGCCGCGGCGACGTCTCGGCCGGCAATTCGCTCCTGCTCGACGCGGTCGCGGCCTCGCTGATCGGCTATGCCGTGCTCGACAAGCGCCGCCCGCATGTGATCGGCACGGTCGTCGGCGCGATCTTCGTCGGCGTGCTGCTCAACGGCCTCACCATGCTGAATGCCCCCTATTACACACAGGATTTCGTCAAGGGCGTCGTGCTGGTCGGCGCGCTGGCGGCGACCTTCGGCCTGGGAAAGAAGCGTTGA
- a CDS encoding PilZ domain-containing protein gives MRSTAVDYAPSRAERRNFQRVRVKIYGRFMLEDRTEHPCQVIDMSPGNVALRTERVGMPGEKVIAYIDHIGRVEGVVTRTSQDGFAMTVIASDRKKDKLAAQLTWLANKHELDLPEDRRHERVAPRNPMSVLQLTDGRQYQCRIIDLSLSGAAVEIDVKPAIGVQIMLGTMRGQVVRHFEDGVAVEFAVIQRPETLDSEFNTPRA, from the coding sequence ATGAGGTCAACGGCGGTCGACTATGCGCCGTCCCGCGCCGAAAGGCGTAATTTTCAGCGCGTCCGCGTCAAGATCTATGGGCGCTTCATGCTGGAGGACCGCACCGAGCACCCGTGCCAGGTGATCGACATGTCACCGGGCAACGTTGCGCTTCGAACCGAGCGTGTCGGCATGCCGGGCGAGAAGGTCATCGCCTATATCGATCACATCGGCCGTGTCGAGGGCGTGGTGACCCGTACCTCGCAGGACGGCTTCGCGATGACCGTGATTGCCTCGGACCGCAAGAAGGACAAGCTCGCCGCGCAACTGACCTGGCTTGCCAACAAGCATGAGCTCGACCTGCCGGAAGACCGTCGCCACGAACGCGTCGCGCCGCGCAATCCGATGAGCGTGCTCCAGCTCACCGACGGGCGCCAGTACCAGTGCCGCATCATCGACCTGTCGCTCTCGGGTGCGGCCGTCGAGATCGACGTCAAGCCGGCGATCGGCGTGCAGATCATGCTGGGCACGATGCGCGGCCAGGTTGTGCGCCATTTCGAGGATGGCGTCGCCGTCGAATTCGCCGTCATCCAGCGGCCGGAAACCCTGGATTCCGAGTTCAACACGCCGCGCGCCTGA
- a CDS encoding transglutaminase-like cysteine peptidase, with amino-acid sequence MKKTRGKLLLMAMAMQLSAWATAYAGPAFMHTGGRTTQPVGHYEFCQKLPQECNERTAKQAPIELTRKLWATIVSVNNSVNTRITPRTDMEMWGKEEVWSYPDNGLGDCEDYALEKRRELMNIGVPAGDLLMTVARQPNGDGHAVLTVRTSLGEFILDNLQPKVLAWTDTDYTYLKRQSTENSGVWVTINDGREDAVASVR; translated from the coding sequence ATGAAGAAGACGAGGGGCAAGCTGTTGCTCATGGCAATGGCGATGCAGCTTTCCGCTTGGGCAACGGCATATGCGGGACCGGCTTTCATGCACACGGGCGGGCGCACAACGCAGCCGGTCGGCCACTACGAATTCTGCCAGAAGCTTCCGCAGGAATGCAACGAACGGACGGCGAAGCAGGCGCCGATCGAACTGACCCGTAAGCTGTGGGCGACGATCGTCAGCGTCAACAATTCCGTCAACACCAGGATCACGCCGCGCACCGACATGGAGATGTGGGGCAAGGAAGAAGTCTGGTCCTACCCCGACAACGGCCTTGGCGACTGCGAGGACTACGCGCTGGAAAAGCGCCGCGAGCTGATGAACATCGGCGTGCCGGCCGGCGACCTGCTGATGACGGTGGCGCGGCAGCCGAACGGCGACGGCCATGCGGTGCTCACCGTGCGCACCAGCCTTGGCGAGTTCATCCTCGACAATCTCCAGCCCAAGGTGCTGGCCTGGACCGACACCGACTATACCTACCTCAAGCGCCAGTCGACTGAGAATTCGGGCGTTTGGGTGACGATCAATGACGGCCGCGAGGACGCGGTCGCCAGCGTCCGCTAG
- a CDS encoding MoaD/ThiS family protein, producing MPNDTTRSASLVVARLPGVLIDLFPGAPRRVELPASTVKEMIDGLDARWPGMRDRICDSRPAIRRHMNVFVDGERATLKTRLAPNTEVFILTAISGG from the coding sequence ATGCCGAACGACACCACCCGCAGTGCGTCCCTTGTCGTCGCGCGGCTCCCGGGCGTGCTCATCGACCTGTTTCCTGGCGCGCCGCGCCGGGTCGAACTGCCGGCCTCGACCGTGAAGGAAATGATCGACGGGCTGGACGCGCGCTGGCCCGGCATGCGCGACCGAATCTGCGATTCCCGCCCTGCGATCCGCCGCCATATGAACGTCTTCGTCGATGGCGAGAGGGCGACCCTGAAAACCAGGCTCGCGCCCAACACCGAGGTCTTTATCCTGACGGCAATCAGCGGCGGTTAG